The Fusarium musae strain F31 chromosome 10, whole genome shotgun sequence genome window below encodes:
- a CDS encoding hypothetical protein (EggNog:ENOG41): MPSTAETRPEENPWENAEAPTHGSNLITKVHRESYEAISPTRPELSQAGHTVLVAGASTGIGFSIAESFAAASATRLIITGRRQDTLDKAAEKIKTKYPNVEVIPINNDFANENATREFWKKLGDEGVFVDVLVLSAAKMWLPNTILGLGYETFKDGLGVNLIAPYLWTSLFYKQREIDPSRKLVLVNLSSIAIHLTQLSVPIPLYSITKSAGTMMMQHIAMTVPSSEMQVISFEPGLHYTESFERFTDENSFKWDDIKLPGDFAVWAASEEAEFLHGRFVWAKWDVDELKIGPLRKKIESDASLFRVGVSGY, translated from the exons ATGCCTTCTACAGCAGAAACTAGACCCGAGGAAAACCCCTGGGAGAATGCCGAGGCACCTACCCACGGCAGCAATCTCATAACCAAAGTTCATCGCGAATCATACGAGgcaatctcaccaactcGTCCCGAACTCTCTCAGGCCGGCCATACTGTTCTCGTCGCTGGAGCCTCCACTGGAATTGGCTTTAGCATCGCCGAGTCTTTCGCCGCCGCTTCTGCGACtcgtctcatcatcaccggcCGTCGCCAGGATACTTTGGACAAAGCTGCTGAGAAAATCAAGACAAAGTACCCTAATGTTGAGGTCATCCCGATTAACAATGACTTTGCTAATGAGAATGCCACGCGAGAGTTCTGGAAGAAACTTGGTGACGAGGGTGTCTTCGTTGATGTTCTCGTGTTGAGTGCTGCGAAAATGTGGTTGCCCAACACTAttcttggacttggataTGAGACCTTCAAGGATGGCCTTGGAGTGAACCTTATTGCTCCGTATTTGTGGACGAGCCTGTTTTATAAGCAGCGTGAAATCGACCCTTCACGAAAACTG GTCCTTGTCAACTTATCCAGCATTGCAATCCATCTAACTCAGCTTTCTGTTCCCATTCCTCTTTACTCAATCACCAAGAGCGctgggacgatgatgatgcagcaCATCGCCATGACTGTACCTTCCAGCGAGATGCAGGTCATCAGTTTCGAGCCGGGACTCCACTACACTGAATCGTTCGAACGTTTCACCGATGAGAACAGTTTCAAGTGGGATGACA TCAAATTGCCTGGCGATTTTGCTGTCTGGGCAGCGTCTGAAGAAGCCGAATTCCTCCATGGTCGGTTTGTATGGGCAAAGTGggatgtcgatgagctcaagatTGGACCTCTTCggaagaagattgagagtGACGCTTCCCTTTTCAGGGTTGGAGTCAGTGGATATTAA
- a CDS encoding hypothetical protein (EggNog:ENOG41), which produces MEPQPIQAFGASLQGADQMKESEDKTVEIKDFDANIVEAMLRFVYFFDYDVHPNSRPTIFHAHVYQIGDKYGIGTLKKQAINKFERVVNEAEVDAGFARNLADTISIVYNTTPSGDRGLRDIVVKSSWTHFEYLISETSFKEVLGMNGDFSADLISLIRENWEKYCYCKCLLCKATFKLRIHSPGDQILDYQEPTPIFCPVCGCQPIPPDEKPNWLYYFKGDGDLDQGDGRDTQRMWDKFEESVTSRWNA; this is translated from the exons ATGGAACCCCAGCCCATCCAAGCGTTCGGCGCCTCTCTGCAGGG AGCTGACCAAATGAAGGAGAGTGAGGACAAAACCGTCGAAATCAAAGACTTTGATGCAAATATTGTCGAGGCTATGCTTCGTTTTGTTTACTTTTTCGACTACGACGTCCATCCCAATTCACGCCCTACGATCTTCCACGCTCATGTATACCAGATTGGCGACAAATACGGCATCGGAACACTCAAAAAGCAAGCTATAAACAAGTTCGAGCGTGTCGTTAATGAAGCCGAAGTTGACGCTGGGTTCGCGCGTAATTTGGCCGACACGATCTCCATTGTGTATAACACCACGCCATCAGGAGACCGAGGCCTCAGAGACATCGTTGTGAAGAGCTCGTGGACACACTTTGAGTACCTCATATCAGAGACGTCATTCAAGGAGGTCCTGGGGATGAATGGGGATTTCTCAGCCGATCTTATCAGCCTGATAAGAGAGAATTGGGAAAAGTATTGCTATTGCAAATGTCTATTGTGCAAGGCTACTTTCAAATTGAGGATACATTCGCCTGGTGATCAAATCCTGGACTATCAAGAACCAACGCCAATCTTCTGTCCCGTCTGCGGTTGTCAACCGATACCGCCGGATGAGAAACCCAATTGGCTTTACTATTTCAAAGGAGATGgtgatcttgatcaaggGGACGGAAGAGATACGCAGCGGATGTGGGATAAGTTCGAAGAATCAGTAACGAGTCGTTGGAACGCATAA
- a CDS encoding hypothetical protein (EggNog:ENOG41) — MTSSGISKGHEAVDEKTHHVIPDSSSGEPQIKQHYNTVIRGESVLPSDDLNDNIVGYDGRLMGARTSLSSQQEKKLLRRIDWHLIPLLSVMYMVKSIDASNVSNARIMDRGTPRNIMTELNISADDYNFVTMAYYISWGIVLVCHAAVKNAAGLYTVRAFLGLFEAGLWPGMLLQLCYWYRPDEMASRIVLVTILGNFSAVVSGVLAFAFNGVHAQGLSGWKWLILTEGIFTILLGIFAYIFMPDSRWMSEEEKAFVQARLPINAPRAAEKDFDWKEFWNTLKDHKLWLFLLCWAFYTIGTTGLNFYQPTVIANLGFTYTMMWPWRVQTTDGATGSAFAIAFANSYGQIGGAVGSQLFNSRFAPRYTTSFGIAMGFIGMAIIMNVITWSFTWKVDVATRRLKRARDAAAKRNEAILDDVDIHAKT, encoded by the exons GCCACGAAGCCGTGGATGAGAAGACTCACCATGTTATTCCCGACTCTTCATCTGGTGAACCGCAAATCAAACAACACTACAACACCGTCATCCGCGGGGAATCTGTACTACCTTCAGACGATCTAAATGATAATATTGTTGGTTATGATGGAAGACTTATGGGAGCGCGGACTAGTTTGAGCAGtcagcaggagaagaagttgctgCGACGAATCGACTGGCATCTCATTCCTTTGCTTTCGGTTATGTACATGGTCAAGTCTATTGATGCATCCAAT GTCTCGAATGCTCGAATTATGGATCGCGGAACACCGAGGAATATCATGACGGAGTTGAACATCTCGGCTGATGATTACAACTTTGTCACTATGGCCTACTAC ATATCATGGGGCATCGTCCTCGTTTGTCACGCCGCAGTCAAGAACGCCGCAGGCTTGTATACAGTCCGCGCTTTTCTTGGTCTCTTCGAGGCAGGACTCTGGCCTGGCATGCTTCTGCAGTTATGCTACTGGTATCGCCCCGATGAAATGGCATCGCGCATCGTTCTTGTTACTATCCTTGGTAACTTCAGTGCTGTTGTTAGCGGTGTTCTTGCTTTTGCGTTCAACGGTGTCCATGCGCAGGGCTTGTCGGGATGGAAATG GCTCATCTTGACAGAGGGAATATTCACTATACTTCTTGGTATATTTGCATATATCTTCATGCCCGACT CTCGTTGGATGtccgaagaagaaaaggcatTCGTCCAAGCTCGACTACCCATCAATGCCCCCAGAGCTGCTGAGAAAGATTTTGATTGGAAAGAGTTCTGGAACACTCTCAAAGATCACAAGCTCTGGCTGTTTCTTCTCTGCTGGGCATTCTATACCATCGGAACGACGGGGCTAAACTTTTATCAGCCGACGGTCATTGCGAACTTGGGATTTAC GTACACAATGATGTGGCCATGGAGAGTCCAAACCACAGACGGAGCTACCGGTTCAGCTTTTGCCATCGCGTTTGCCAATAGCTACGGCCAGATTGGAGGAGCAGTTGGATCCCAGTTGTTTAATTCGCGCTTCGCACCTAGGTACACCACGTCGTTTGGAATCGCGATGGGATTTATTGGTATGGCTATTATCATGAATGTTATAACTTGGTCGTTTACTTGGAAAGTGGATGTTGCGACGAGACGGCTTAAGAGGGCGAGGGATGCTGCTGCGAAGAGGAATGAGGCTATTCtggatgatgttgacatTCATGCCAAGACCTAG
- a CDS encoding hypothetical protein (EggNog:ENOG41): MGSATKLKACYACTNGKRKCDKAQPICGRCNDRDVECRYPPTKRKRLHSSASRAENGGESASRLSVGPPSLMQIPFSTPNNGLIDLNQWAASLSNWDALPAAEIPHDSPATSSETIPSQKDPVDFFLRPDAWAIRHIPFTTPSFPNSVCMNYVHGIHEFFTEWVTNSHSPFIHNQLYADAGLPPSIQDAFTCIILHNSKTSANETVIDELLVSKASALLKTYCPDLAGSEVTLNIREHLARTQALFVHLVIALFSSSIGARASAEQQIQTLLSWTRQLWEAALRDPDIGLPCEGGDRSAAAASANGIVLDSIFDGDPLPRKWRNWVLSESIRRIWLLATSTIGVYLTLKQKWAECHGGIYFTAHKNLWDAKSGFTWVAACRKADPLFICSLDCEGLFLSAKASDIDPMLINLFTIMWGVERVENWVARTCEPGEDVRVWRGTDLPMEKGRIAPS; encoded by the coding sequence ATGGGCTCTGCGACAAAGCTCAAGGCATGTTACGCGTGCACCAACGGAAAGCGGAAATGTGACAAAGCTCAACCTATTTGTGGCAGATGCAATGACCGAGACGTTGAATGCCGATATCCACCGACCAAGCGGAAGAGATTGCACTCGTCAGCGTCGCGAGCGGAAAATGGCGGAGAGAGTGCAAGCAGACTCAGTGTTGGACCGCCGAGTCTGATGCAAATACCTTTCTCGACACCAAATAATGGCTTGATTGACCTCAATCAGTGGGCGGCGAGTTTGAGCAATTGGGACGCTCTCCCTGCCGCCGAGATACCGCACGACTCGCCCGCGACAAGCAGTGAGACAATTCCAAGCCAGAAGGATCCGGttgacttcttcctcagacCTGATGCATGGGCCATTCGACACATCCCTTTCACGACACCATCGTTCCCAAACTCTGTTTGTATGAACTACGTTCATGGCATCCACGAGTTCTTCACCGAATGGGTCACCAACTCTCACAGCCCGTTCATACACAACCAGCTCTACGCGGATGCTGGGCTACCCCCATCAATACAGGATGCGTTCACTTGTATCATTCTGCACAACTCGAAAACATCCGCGAACGAGACGGTGATCGATGAATTGCTGGTGTCGAAAGCATCGGCGTTACTCAAGACATATTGCCCAGACCTCGCCGGTTCCGAAGTGACGCTTAACATTCGTGAGCACCTCGCTCGAACCCAAGCATTATTCGTCCATCTTGTGATAGCGTTGTTCTCCTCTTCTATTGGCGCACGTGCGAGCGCGGAACAACAAATACAGACCCTTCTCTCATGGACGCGTCAACTCTGGGAAGCCGCCCTTCGTGATCCGGATATTGGCCTGCCATGCGAGGGTGGCGATCgctcagctgctgctgcgtcCGCTAACGGCATTGTTCTGGACTCTATCTTCGACGGTGATCCGCTACCGCGAAAGTGGCGCAATTGGGTGTTGTCAGAGAGCATCCGTCGTATATGGCTATTGGCAACTTCAACCATCGGCGTATATCTCACTCTGAAACAGAAATGGGCTGAGTGTCATGGCGGTATTTACTTCACAGCCCATAAGAACCTATGGGATGCAAAAAGCGGCTTTACATGGGTAGCTGCATGTCGGAAAGCAGATCCTCTCTTCATATGTAGCCTCGATTGTGAGGGTCTGTTCCTCAGTGCAAAGGCATCGGATATTGATCCGATGCTAATCAATCTGTTTACGATTATGTGGGGAGTTGAAAGAGTTGAGAATTGGGTTGCAAGAACATGTGAACCTGGAGAGGATGTGAGGGTCTGGAGGGGTACTGATCTTCCAATGGAGAAGGGAAGGATTGCTCCTTCATGA
- a CDS encoding hypothetical protein (EggNog:ENOG41) has product MTKPQIIVKIPPSSDAEDKTLVSTLTDIVNTAYKKAESDIFVPSYQRTSTAEITKFLSNGQLAVAYLQPNDEPIGCVFIKLITPALGEFGMATIGGFCGR; this is encoded by the exons ATGACCAAGCCACAAATCATCGTGAAGATACCACCATCCTCGGATGCGGAGGACAAAACTCTCGTCTCAACCCTAACTGATATCGTCAACACTGCCTACAAAAAAGCCGAGTCCGATATCTTTGTCCCATCATACCAACGAACCTCCACCGCCGAAATCACCAAATTTCTAAGCAACGGCCAGCTTGCTGTCGCTTACCTACAACCCAACGACGAGCCCATTGGCTGCGTTTTCATCAAACTCATAACACCCGCCCTCGGAGAGTTCGGAAT GGCGACAATTGGTGGTTTTTGCGGAAGATGA
- a CDS encoding hypothetical protein (EggNog:ENOG41) — protein sequence MLVKTLLSSSLLLAVAQAGPTASSHSLAKRDGFPVCDDTSRTYEGPYTDGSGTYVTSDRITRPYKFPRVRKCWYDYFVLETSKEYTPWQKASGNIYCTGTQVCTATKLVGNEVCQERSESVSVSVGAEIEGFSLGLDFTTTDTESKCVQAQDLTACTWDDGACHTVWTQQEVMRQKGYRRQRCNWGNGDETQCMDDWEQTTPSDFISYGCGSKCTDTNDCGNTDGKPCSK from the coding sequence ATGCTCGTTAAAACCCTTCTCTCGTCCTCCCTTCTCCTGGCCGTCGCTCAAGCTGGCCCAACCGCTTCTAGCCATAGTCTCGCTAAGCGTGATGGTTTCCCAGTCTGCGACGACACTTCCAGGACCTATGAAGGTCCCTACACCGACGGCTCAGGAACCTACGTGACTTCCGACCGAATCACTCGTCCCTACAAATTCCCCAGAGTCCGCAAATGCTGGTACGACTACTTCGTCCTCGAGACCTCAAAGGAGTACACCCCATGGCAGAAGGCCTCCGGTAACATCTACTGCACCGGCACCCAAGTCTGCACTGCTACCAAGCTCGTCGGCAACGAGGTCTGCCAGGAACGTTCCGAAAGCGTCAGCGTCAGCGTTGGTGCTGAGATCGAGGGTTtcagccttggtcttgatttCACGACTACGGATACTGAGTCCAAGTGTGTTCAGGCTCAGGACTTGACGGCTTGTACTTGGGATGATGGCGCTTGTCATACTGTTTGGACCCAGCAGGAGGTCATGAGACAGAAGGGATATCGTCGACAGAGGTGTAACTGGGGTAATGGGGATGAGACTCAGTGCATGGATGATTGGGAGCAGACTACGCCTTCTGACTTCATTTCCTATGGCTGTGGATCCAAGTGCACTGATACAAACGATTGCGGTAACACCGATGGTAAGCCTTGCTCCAAGTAA